In bacterium, the following are encoded in one genomic region:
- a CDS encoding M6 family metalloprotease domain-containing protein, with amino-acid sequence MKSFKLWILVVIICMNLCGINIEISGGEVFLCPPHPDLLEKLKKEGRLEEISRLLVKKPQYIDRPLPITTAVIGTKSAVVLLIQFPDKAATTSSSHFSDLLLSKGSYSTGSMRDYYCESSYGKLDIEGGISNWYTANNNYNNYIPEGKWAELIKETIEKANPDVNFAQYDKNNDGIVDILIVVHAGSGGEEGGNDIWSHMSKLVPPVVVDNKYITAYAMCPENGKIGVFSHEVGHLLGLPDLYDTDKNSEGIGKWSLMSSGNWLGSPYGVSPAHPDAWCKIQLGWVTPTTVTTNMDNVQIPQIETNPTIYKLWKSGQPGKEYFLVENRQKVGFDSYLPGSGLLIYHVDEKIKDYYLDSNEWNKHQWYPGLNPLPYNHYLVAVEQADGKWDLEKNINRGDSGDIYYSNRLFYNYSTPNSKDYYDNLTYVAVTNISNSQSTMIADLWINATFTPTTRRIIVYPNPFYSKDKQITFAHLPDNSIIKIFTIAGELITTIRGDNVGEAKWQPVDIASGIYLYLIESEGKVIEKGKVGVLR; translated from the coding sequence ATGAAGTCTTTTAAACTATGGATTTTAGTAGTGATAATTTGTATGAATTTATGCGGTATAAATATAGAGATTTCCGGTGGTGAAGTGTTTTTATGCCCGCCGCATCCTGATTTATTGGAAAAATTGAAAAAAGAAGGAAGGCTTGAAGAGATAAGTAGACTTCTTGTTAAAAAACCTCAGTACATTGATAGACCTTTACCTATAACAACGGCGGTAATAGGAACAAAAAGTGCTGTTGTGCTTCTCATTCAATTTCCAGATAAAGCTGCTACTACTTCATCATCACATTTTTCTGATTTACTTTTATCTAAAGGAAGTTATTCTACTGGTAGTATGCGAGATTACTATTGTGAATCCTCTTATGGTAAATTAGATATTGAGGGTGGAATAAGTAATTGGTATACTGCAAATAACAATTATAATAATTATATTCCGGAGGGTAAATGGGCAGAATTAATAAAAGAAACAATAGAAAAAGCTAACCCTGATGTTAATTTTGCCCAATATGATAAAAATAATGATGGAATTGTGGATATTCTGATTGTTGTTCATGCTGGTAGTGGAGGTGAAGAAGGAGGAAACGATATTTGGTCACATATGAGTAAATTGGTTCCGCCTGTTGTAGTTGATAATAAATATATTACTGCTTATGCTATGTGTCCTGAAAATGGTAAAATTGGTGTATTCTCTCATGAAGTAGGACATCTGTTAGGACTACCTGATTTATATGATACAGACAAAAACTCTGAAGGAATAGGAAAGTGGAGTCTTATGAGCTCTGGTAATTGGTTAGGTAGTCCGTATGGAGTATCTCCTGCACATCCTGATGCCTGGTGTAAAATTCAGTTAGGGTGGGTAACACCTACTACGGTAACTACAAATATGGATAATGTCCAAATTCCACAGATAGAGACAAATCCTACTATTTATAAACTCTGGAAAAGTGGTCAGCCAGGTAAAGAATATTTCTTAGTAGAAAATCGACAAAAAGTAGGCTTTGACAGTTATCTTCCAGGTAGTGGATTACTTATCTACCATGTAGATGAAAAGATAAAAGATTATTATCTTGATTCAAATGAATGGAATAAACATCAATGGTATCCGGGACTAAATCCTTTACCTTATAACCACTATTTAGTGGCAGTTGAACAGGCAGATGGAAAGTGGGATCTTGAGAAAAATATAAATAGAGGGGATTCAGGTGATATTTATTATAGTAATAGGCTATTTTATAACTATTCTACACCTAATAGTAAAGATTACTATGATAACTTAACCTATGTAGCCGTAACTAATATCAGTAATTCTCAATCTACTATGATAGCTGACCTATGGATAAATGCTACCTTTACACCAACTACTAGGAGGATAATTGTCTATCCTAATCCCTTTTATTCAAAAGACAAACAAATTACCTTTGCTCATCTACCAGATAACTCAATCATTAAAATCTTTACCATTGCAGGTGAATTGATAACGACAATTAGGGGTGATAATGTTGGTGAGGCAAAATGGCAACCTGTTGATATTGCCAGTGGTATTTATCTTTATTTGATTGAGAGTGAAGGAAAGGTTATAGAGAAAGGTAAAGTGGGTGTTTTACGATAA
- a CDS encoding nucleotidyltransferase domain-containing protein has product MDKSKIEELRRYFEKRNDVCLAFLFGSQAKSVFCQESDVDLAVYLNDTSMETQIWLDVERIVKKEVDLIILNRAKPIISWEAIRGIPLIIKDDRLYLNFLLEVSWEAQDLIEFNIDAWKMKEEVKACHL; this is encoded by the coding sequence ATGGATAAAAGTAAAATAGAGGAACTGCGTCGATATTTTGAAAAGAGAAATGATGTTTGTCTGGCGTTTTTATTTGGCTCGCAGGCTAAATCTGTGTTTTGCCAGGAATCAGATGTTGACCTGGCGGTATATTTAAATGATACTTCTATGGAAACCCAAATTTGGTTAGATGTAGAACGAATAGTAAAAAAAGAGGTGGATTTAATCATCCTTAATCGGGCTAAACCTATTATTAGCTGGGAGGCAATTAGAGGCATCCCACTCATAATAAAAGATGACCGGCTTTATTTAAACTTTCTCTTAGAAGTTTCATGGGAGGCACAAGATTTAATAGAATTTAACATTGATGCCTGGAAAATGAAGGAAGAGGTGAAGGCATGTCATCTATAA
- a CDS encoding proline--tRNA ligase: MRISKLFLNTLFQDPQDAEIISHKLMLRAGLIRKLAAGIYSYLPLGLKVLNKIINIVREEMNRIGAQEVLLPTLHPASLWEETGRWAAYGDDMFKLTDRKKSPFGLGPTHEEIITDLVRREVKSYRQLPLSLYQIQTKFRDEPRPRFGMIRGREFLMKDAYSFHPDDKSAEEIYQDFYNAYAKIFTRCGLKFQIVEAESGLIGGSFSHEFMAFSPAGEERMVCCDKCGYAANLEKAECGRNQKSEVRSQKLEELKLIDTPEMKTVEEVSSFLKVSPAQLVKTLIYKADDKVIGVLIPGDEEANESKLRSALGVKELVLADPETIERVTKAPVGFAGPVGLEDTPLIADYSIQTKINFVVGGNKKDAHYINANFERDFKIDKFEDIKIAQDNDPCGRCGSGHLKISYGIELGHTFKLGTKYSEAMGAVFLDEKGQEKTMIMGCYGIGVSRMIAAYIEQNNDERGIIWQPNIAPYEVLILPINVRDSEQINLAIKIYNLLLNENIEVLLDDRDERPGRKFTDADLIGIPIQVIIGAKTKSSGEVELCLRKTKEKIFVSLENLVQKIKAQQF, from the coding sequence ATGCGTATATCAAAATTGTTTCTAAATACACTTTTTCAAGACCCACAGGATGCTGAGATTATCAGCCATAAATTGATGTTACGAGCCGGGTTAATAAGAAAATTGGCGGCAGGCATTTATTCTTATTTACCTTTAGGTCTTAAAGTGCTAAATAAGATAATTAATATTGTGCGTGAAGAAATGAACAGGATTGGTGCCCAAGAAGTGCTTTTACCCACACTTCATCCGGCTTCTCTCTGGGAAGAAACAGGTCGATGGGCGGCGTATGGAGATGATATGTTTAAACTAACAGACCGTAAAAAAAGCCCATTTGGACTTGGACCGACCCATGAAGAGATAATTACGGATTTGGTTCGTCGGGAGGTAAAATCATATCGCCAACTACCTCTTTCTCTTTATCAGATTCAAACTAAATTTCGAGACGAACCAAGACCAAGATTTGGAATGATACGCGGTCGGGAATTTTTAATGAAAGATGCCTACTCTTTTCATCCGGATGACAAATCCGCAGAAGAAATATATCAGGATTTTTATAATGCCTACGCTAAAATATTTACCCGCTGTGGGTTAAAATTTCAAATAGTTGAGGCAGAATCAGGACTTATTGGAGGTTCTTTCTCACATGAATTTATGGCTTTTTCACCTGCAGGTGAAGAAAGAATGGTATGTTGCGATAAGTGTGGTTATGCGGCTAATCTTGAAAAGGCAGAGTGTGGAAGAAATCAGAAGTCAGAAGTCAGAAGTCAGAAGTTAGAAGAATTAAAATTAATTGATACCCCGGAGATGAAAACGGTGGAAGAGGTAAGTAGTTTTCTGAAAGTTAGCCCGGCTCAATTGGTTAAAACCTTGATTTATAAGGCAGACGATAAGGTCATTGGAGTCCTTATCCCCGGGGATGAGGAAGCCAATGAGAGTAAATTAAGAAGTGCTCTTGGGGTTAAAGAATTAGTATTGGCTGACCCAGAGACCATTGAAAGGGTAACAAAAGCACCAGTAGGATTTGCCGGACCTGTTGGTCTGGAAGATACGCCACTCATTGCGGATTATTCCATCCAGACAAAGATAAATTTTGTCGTTGGTGGAAATAAAAAAGATGCCCATTACATAAATGCTAATTTTGAGCGTGATTTTAAGATAGATAAATTTGAAGATATTAAGATTGCTCAAGATAATGACCCCTGTGGAAGGTGTGGTAGCGGTCATCTAAAGATAAGTTATGGGATTGAATTGGGACATACATTTAAGTTAGGCACTAAATATTCTGAGGCAATGGGTGCGGTCTTTTTAGATGAAAAAGGACAGGAAAAAACGATGATTATGGGCTGTTATGGGATTGGGGTAAGTCGAATGATCGCCGCTTACATTGAACAAAACAATGATGAAAGAGGAATTATCTGGCAACCAAATATCGCTCCTTATGAGGTTTTAATCCTGCCAATTAATGTTAGAGACTCCGAACAAATAAATTTAGCCATAAAAATATATAATTTACTGCTTAACGAGAACATAGAAGTATTGTTAGATGACCGTGATGAGCGACCTGGGAGAAAATTTACTGACGCAGATTTAATTGGTATTCCTATTCAAGTTATCATTGGTGCCAAAACAAAATCTTCAGGTGAGGTTGAACTCTGTTTAAGAAAAACAAAGGAAAAGATTTTTGTCTCCCTTGAAAATCTGGTTCAAAAAATAAAAGCACAGCAATTCTAA
- a CDS encoding T9SS type A sorting domain-containing protein translates to MKIYKNSFLALILLFLVGTASATIPKNVQITNVTDNQFIISWITDVNEIGYIMWGTNTGSLSERALDIRDTGTPTIQDDTHYVKVMSNSTITIGATTTYYYQIVSGTQTSGVGSVTTGVEKTSETKPGVYGYVYKWGPNPATGTIVYLMLQDADGTSTLGTSALYSELILSPDGGWVALPANFRIPDLSDFFDYSDNDNLWIYTEGANDGTATLTLKIGSSSPTPDIIIPPDTIPPGTPTVIDDGIYSTRLYATWQAQDGQSGIIEYMIAIGTTQGGTDTLDWKSVGTETEFIGMGTQGLTYYFSVKAKDRAGWWSPIGYSNGVTIVGPSPHLPAKIPVYPNPFIPSKHNSITFGGINEGRLTKEVTIKIFTIAGELVDKIERTDCNGQIQWTLSHNLASGIYIYLITNPQGEQAKGKLGIIR, encoded by the coding sequence ATGAAAATTTATAAGAATAGTTTCCTTGCGTTAATATTATTATTTCTGGTTGGAACAGCATCAGCCACTATTCCCAAAAATGTCCAGATAACTAATGTTACTGATAACCAATTTATTATCTCATGGATTACGGATGTCAATGAAATTGGATATATTATGTGGGGGACAAATACGGGTTCATTAAGTGAAAGGGCATTGGATATTCGAGATACGGGAACTCCAACAATCCAGGATGATACCCATTATGTAAAAGTGATGAGCAATTCAACAATAACTATTGGAGCGACAACTACTTATTACTACCAAATTGTCTCAGGCACACAAACCTCTGGTGTGGGTTCTGTTACCACAGGTGTTGAGAAGACATCTGAAACAAAGCCTGGGGTATATGGTTATGTATATAAATGGGGACCTAATCCAGCCACAGGGACTATTGTTTATCTTATGCTTCAAGATGCTGATGGAACTTCTACTTTGGGCACTTCTGCCCTTTACTCAGAATTAATCCTTTCACCAGACGGTGGATGGGTTGCCTTGCCGGCTAATTTTAGAATTCCTGACTTAAGTGACTTTTTCGATTACTCGGATAATGATAACCTCTGGATATACACTGAAGGGGCAAATGATGGCACAGCAACTTTGACCTTAAAAATAGGGAGCTCAAGTCCGACTCCGGATATTATCATTCCTCCTGATACCATACCACCAGGCACGCCAACAGTAATAGACGATGGTATTTATTCTACCCGACTTTATGCTACCTGGCAGGCACAAGACGGACAATCAGGAATTATCGAATATATGATTGCTATTGGCACAACTCAAGGAGGAACAGATACACTTGATTGGAAATCGGTTGGAACTGAAACTGAATTTATAGGAATGGGCACACAAGGTCTCACTTATTATTTTAGTGTGAAGGCAAAAGATAGAGCTGGATGGTGGAGTCCTATTGGTTATAGTAATGGAGTAACAATTGTGGGACCATCTCCTCATCTTCCTGCTAAAATCCCTGTTTATCCTAATCCATTTATACCCAGTAAGCATAATTCCATTACCTTTGGTGGAATAAATGAAGGTAGATTGACAAAAGAGGTTACCATTAAAATATTTACGATTGCCGGGGAATTGGTTGATAAGATTGAACGCACTGACTGTAATGGCCAGATTCAGTGGACACTTTCGCATAATTTAGCCTCTGGAATTTATATCTACTTAATCACCAACCCTCAAGGAGAACAGGCAAAAGGTAAATTAGGAATAATCAGATAA
- the kdsA gene encoding 3-deoxy-8-phosphooctulonate synthase, giving the protein MKKLKIIAGNCILENLDTSVKTIEALIDFSKEYDFEIIYKSSFKKDNRSSYNYYTGPDLEESIKIFKYLKEKYGVSLITDFHNLYEIDSEIVDVVDILQIPAYLCMQTELVLKIASVGKPVNIKKGQFLHPEDVGKIVKKIESTGNNKIMITERGTCFGYRDLVVDPRSFFILKSFGYPVFFDAGHSIRKYGVPSADLEKGGAKEYVNTLACAAIACKIDGIFVEVHPQPEIAQCDAATQLSFKEFENLVKDIIPIWKAVKSRSLSDKKFPS; this is encoded by the coding sequence ATGAAAAAGTTAAAAATAATTGCCGGTAACTGTATCCTGGAAAATCTTGATACTTCGGTAAAGACGATTGAGGCATTAATAGATTTCTCAAAAGAATACGATTTTGAAATTATCTACAAAAGTTCGTTTAAAAAAGATAATCGCTCAAGTTATAATTATTATACAGGTCCTGATTTAGAAGAAAGTATCAAGATATTTAAATATTTAAAAGAAAAATATGGAGTAAGTTTAATCACCGATTTTCATAATCTTTATGAGATTGACAGCGAAATAGTCGATGTAGTGGATATTCTTCAGATACCTGCTTATCTTTGTATGCAAACCGAGCTTGTTTTAAAAATCGCCAGTGTGGGCAAACCAGTTAATATCAAAAAAGGACAATTTCTCCATCCTGAAGATGTAGGTAAAATTGTGAAAAAAATTGAAAGCACTGGCAACAATAAAATTATGATTACTGAGAGAGGAACTTGCTTTGGTTATAGAGACCTTGTAGTTGACCCGAGGTCTTTTTTTATACTCAAATCTTTTGGTTATCCTGTGTTTTTTGATGCGGGTCATTCAATCCGAAAATATGGTGTGCCATCCGCTGACCTTGAGAAAGGTGGAGCAAAAGAATATGTTAATACCCTGGCCTGTGCCGCTATTGCTTGTAAAATCGATGGAATATTCGTTGAGGTCCACCCTCAACCTGAAATAGCCCAATGCGATGCGGCCACTCAGCTTTCATTTAAAGAGTTTGAAAATTTGGTCAAAGATATTATACCTATCTGGAAGGCGGTTAAATCACGAAGTCTCTCGGATAAAAAATTCCCCTCTTGA
- a CDS encoding DUF6516 family protein, whose amino-acid sequence MEIEDYFNHVEKIINNCPVVQNIQVFKQTKTEVSGVMKIRLYFIDGSELHSMEFIEIKEEPEKYKYRYHYQKDNKIIFRYDDAPHHHELINFPHHKHIGEEDKIEPVSKEPTLSSILKEIEEKIYNLKKIELHEI is encoded by the coding sequence TTGGAGATAGAAGATTATTTTAACCATGTTGAAAAAATAATCAATAATTGTCCAGTGGTGCAAAATATTCAAGTTTTTAAACAAACAAAAACAGAAGTAAGTGGGGTAATGAAAATAAGACTATATTTTATAGATGGTTCAGAGCTACACTCGATGGAATTTATAGAGATAAAAGAAGAACCAGAAAAATATAAATATCGGTATCATTACCAAAAAGATAATAAAATAATTTTTAGATACGATGATGCTCCACATCATCATGAATTAATTAACTTCCCTCACCATAAACATATTGGCGAAGAGGATAAAATAGAACCAGTTTCTAAAGAACCAACCTTATCTTCTATATTAAAAGAGATAGAGGAGAAGATATATAACTTAAAAAAAATAGAACTTCACGAAATTTAA
- a CDS encoding DUF3696 domain-containing protein translates to MITKINVEGFKLHAKTSINAKPITIFIGPNNSGKSSLIQAVQSLCQTTNSNIFIPHIRRLPEKSAYLYPCNTYKIDPGRFEDVLKKGSEYICIALAGKTSGRVLSEKNKIMEVEFEVKIKDNYLLSHKGRVKDYYWWDYNIGNSQAQNVCKGVHPTGNFQLVDKLKCDNDNFPMNLLESCYFIYPIRGFEEAGYLLPEEPSQRYSTLENITLNDRVVTLIAAFAYNADLRKEVAQKLSQIMGYGIDIDIQWIGSNRVKILLKEPVNTPIVNEGSGFQQMIFIVLPLILIPDNSTVFIQEPEVHLHPKAQVEIGRLLIKFVENKNSQLFIETHSEHILHAFLYAIATQQISKDDLAIYYFENKEWSAKVTALEIDELGRVKDGFPGFFEQSLEELTEFLDAIKRREK, encoded by the coding sequence ATGATAACAAAAATAAATGTTGAGGGATTTAAACTTCATGCAAAAACTTCTATAAACGCTAAACCAATAACTATATTCATAGGTCCAAATAATAGTGGTAAATCAAGCTTGATACAGGCTGTTCAATCACTTTGTCAAACAACAAATTCTAATATTTTTATCCCACACATACGGAGATTACCCGAAAAATCAGCTTACTTATATCCATGTAATACCTATAAAATTGACCCTGGCAGGTTTGAAGATGTCCTTAAAAAAGGGAGTGAATATATTTGTATAGCATTAGCAGGCAAGACTTCTGGGAGGGTACTTAGTGAAAAAAATAAGATAATGGAGGTAGAATTTGAAGTTAAAATAAAAGATAATTATCTCTTATCTCATAAGGGACGAGTAAAAGATTACTACTGGTGGGACTATAATATAGGAAATTCACAGGCACAAAATGTTTGCAAGGGAGTTCATCCAACAGGAAACTTTCAATTGGTGGATAAACTTAAGTGTGATAATGATAATTTCCCTATGAATTTATTAGAATCGTGTTACTTCATATATCCAATAAGAGGTTTTGAAGAGGCAGGTTATTTACTTCCTGAAGAACCTTCCCAAAGGTATTCTACACTTGAGAATATAACATTAAATGATAGAGTTGTAACTTTAATCGCCGCATTTGCCTATAATGCAGATTTACGAAAAGAAGTAGCTCAAAAACTCAGTCAGATTATGGGTTATGGAATAGACATTGACATTCAGTGGATAGGAAGTAATCGGGTTAAGATTTTGTTAAAAGAACCAGTAAATACACCTATAGTAAATGAAGGGTCAGGATTTCAACAAATGATATTTATCGTTTTACCACTTATTCTTATACCTGATAATTCCACAGTCTTTATTCAAGAGCCTGAGGTTCATCTACATCCAAAGGCCCAGGTAGAGATAGGAAGATTACTTATTAAATTTGTTGAAAATAAAAATAGCCAATTATTTATTGAAACGCATAGTGAACATATCTTACACGCATTTCTATATGCCATTGCTACACAACAAATATCAAAAGATGACTTAGCGATATATTATTTTGAGAATAAGGAATGGAGTGCAAAAGTAACTGCGCTTGAGATTGATGAATTAGGCAGGGTAAAGGATGGTTTTCCAGGATTCTTTGAGCAAAGTTTAGAAGAATTAACTGAGTTTTTAGATGCTATTAAGAGAAGGGAAAAATAA
- the recN gene encoding DNA repair protein RecN: MLSRLHIKDFVLIDDLEIEFSPGLNIFTGETGAGKTIIIDAINAVLGERVKTDYIRTGSEKSVISALFEIKENSGIRNLLETYGIPLSDQNLLLEREILSSGKHLCRINGKLVTLNVLAQLGENLVDIHGQHQHQSLLNQNTQLNLLDEYGEFNELSREVNQIYRQFTALIDRLNTLSFENQERIRQLDLLKFEHEEIEQANLIPGEDEELEQEVKILRNAEKLHILAQEAYHLLYGTEAINANFYQVQKKLSEITELDPSLKEPLQMAQNLYYQLEELTRQVDNYTQKIKFDPAKLEEIESRLDLMSKLKRKYGGTISAILEYKEKITTQINSITYNEEEIDNLKKQLAEITVLLEAKINELSQKRKEVAHKLANEIILELSDLGMKKAQFEVKIEAKQQSDSLIKLDGMPVKVTSTGADLIEFLISPNVGEALKPLADIASGGEISRVMLAIKTILAQVDEIPTLIFDEIDTGIGGTIGQKVGAKLKHISHSRQVICITHLPQIAAYAQIHLYVEKKIVGSKTQTYVRKLDKTDRLNELALLLDGHEISPISLKHAEELLEKVASREIGGNFRL; the protein is encoded by the coding sequence ATGCTTTCTCGATTACATATCAAAGATTTTGTCTTAATTGATGATTTAGAAATAGAGTTTTCTCCTGGACTTAATATCTTTACTGGTGAAACAGGGGCAGGTAAAACCATTATTATTGACGCCATTAATGCCGTTTTAGGTGAGCGGGTAAAAACTGACTACATTCGGACTGGAAGTGAAAAAAGTGTCATTTCTGCCTTATTTGAAATCAAAGAGAACTCCGGGATAAGAAATCTCTTAGAAACCTACGGTATCCCATTATCAGACCAAAATCTCCTTCTTGAACGGGAAATTTTATCCTCTGGAAAACACTTGTGCCGAATTAACGGTAAATTAGTTACTCTAAATGTGTTAGCCCAGCTCGGAGAAAATTTAGTTGATATTCATGGCCAACACCAACATCAATCTTTACTTAATCAAAATACCCAATTAAACCTGTTGGATGAATACGGTGAATTTAATGAATTAAGCAGAGAGGTTAACCAGATTTATAGACAATTCACGGCACTAATTGACCGATTAAATACACTTTCTTTTGAGAACCAGGAAAGAATCAGGCAACTTGATTTGTTAAAATTTGAGCATGAAGAAATCGAGCAGGCAAACCTTATCCCGGGGGAGGATGAAGAATTAGAACAGGAGGTAAAAATCCTGCGAAATGCAGAGAAACTTCATATCCTGGCACAAGAAGCCTATCACCTCCTTTATGGCACTGAGGCAATCAATGCCAACTTCTATCAGGTCCAAAAGAAGTTATCCGAAATAACCGAACTCGACCCATCATTAAAAGAACCCTTGCAGATGGCTCAAAATCTCTACTACCAATTAGAAGAACTAACCAGACAGGTAGATAATTATACTCAAAAGATTAAATTTGACCCGGCTAAATTAGAAGAGATTGAATCAAGATTAGATTTGATGAGTAAATTAAAACGAAAATATGGGGGGACAATTTCAGCCATCCTTGAATACAAGGAGAAAATAACTACCCAGATAAATTCAATTACCTATAATGAAGAAGAGATTGACAATCTCAAGAAACAACTTGCGGAAATAACCGTTTTATTAGAGGCAAAGATAAATGAGTTATCGCAAAAAAGAAAAGAAGTAGCCCATAAATTAGCCAATGAGATAATTCTGGAATTATCTGATTTAGGGATGAAAAAGGCACAATTTGAAGTGAAGATAGAGGCAAAACAGCAAAGCGATAGTTTGATTAAACTTGATGGTATGCCTGTTAAGGTAACTTCAACGGGTGCAGACCTCATCGAATTTTTAATCTCTCCTAATGTTGGTGAGGCATTAAAACCATTAGCCGATATTGCTTCAGGTGGAGAGATTTCACGGGTGATGTTAGCCATAAAAACTATTTTAGCCCAGGTAGATGAAATTCCAACACTTATCTTTGATGAGATAGATACCGGGATTGGGGGAACAATTGGGCAGAAAGTCGGGGCAAAGTTAAAACACATAAGTCATAGTCGGCAGGTAATTTGCATTACACACTTACCTCAAATCGCCGCTTATGCCCAAATTCATCTCTATGTTGAAAAAAAGATTGTAGGAAGTAAAACACAGACTTATGTTCGCAAATTGGATAAAACCGACCGGCTGAACGAATTAGCCCTTCTTTTAGACGGACACGAAATCTCACCCATATCATTAAAACATGCTGAAGAACTATTAGAGAAGGTAGCAAGTAGGGAGATTGGAGGGAATTTTAGATTGTAA
- a CDS encoding transaldolase family protein: MKLYIDSANINAIEKYSKMKIFSGVTTTPTFFRREGITDIPGEIKKISKIIPGEIHIEAMGNTAEEIIESAMANMEMGPNVISKIPLHHESIKAVEYLSEKGIKTNVHLLFSLNQAILAALAGATYVCPLVGRIYDIGYDGLKVIEEIIIGFKKYPEIKSKVMVSSVRTPEHVRQAFLIGADCITIPPFAIEQMFQHPLTKSGIDKFEEDIMLTRYVRDLLHLGEDLPVVTEETYMKDAIVEMTKKKLGIVLVIDKEGKLIGCITDGDLRRAIQKFPNLYDYRAGECMTGEPKTISKDAFVHEALSMMEKSSITQLITVTENQEPFGIIHIHDILKYKGLNT, encoded by the coding sequence ATGAAACTATATATTGATTCAGCAAATATTAATGCCATTGAGAAATATTCTAAAATGAAGATTTTCTCAGGCGTAACGACAACCCCTACTTTTTTCAGAAGAGAGGGAATAACGGATATACCAGGTGAGATAAAAAAAATCTCTAAGATAATTCCTGGTGAGATTCATATTGAAGCGATGGGAAACACGGCTGAGGAAATTATAGAAAGTGCTATGGCTAATATGGAAATGGGGCCCAATGTGATTTCAAAAATTCCTCTGCATCATGAGAGTATAAAAGCAGTTGAATACCTATCAGAAAAAGGAATTAAAACAAATGTTCACTTACTCTTTTCATTAAATCAGGCAATCCTGGCGGCATTAGCTGGAGCAACATATGTTTGTCCTCTTGTCGGAAGAATATATGATATTGGTTACGATGGTTTAAAGGTGATTGAGGAGATAATTATTGGTTTTAAGAAATACCCGGAAATAAAATCAAAGGTAATGGTTTCAAGTGTCCGAACACCAGAACATGTCCGTCAGGCGTTTTTAATTGGGGCTGATTGCATTACTATACCGCCTTTTGCCATAGAGCAAATGTTTCAACATCCCCTGACTAAATCAGGTATTGACAAATTCGAAGAAGATATTATGTTAACCCGGTATGTCAGAGATTTACTCCATTTAGGAGAAGATTTACCCGTTGTGACTGAAGAAACTTATATGAAAGATGCAATCGTTGAAATGACGAAGAAAAAACTCGGTATTGTTCTGGTTATAGACAAGGAAGGGAAATTGATAGGATGTATTACTGATGGTGACCTACGCCGAGCAATTCAAAAATTTCCAAATCTCTATGATTATCGTGCAGGAGAATGTATGACCGGAGAACCAAAAACAATATCAAAAGATGCTTTTGTTCATGAGGCTTTATCTATGATGGAAAAATCGAGTATTACTCAATTAATTACAGTTACAGAAAATCAGGAACCATTTGGAATAATTCACATCCATGACATCCTTAAATACAAAGGATTAAATACTTAA
- a CDS encoding nucleotidyltransferase domain-containing protein: MEKEEIDKYRESFLSRLKQQQLSNKKRQTQALFDLEKIKKYLIEEVGVKEIYLFGSIISDTFNQTSDIDLAVSGVKDEDFLKVYSKLDDFTSFNIELIDLDEKDDFLRQQIRKRGKKIYERG, translated from the coding sequence ATGGAAAAGGAAGAAATAGATAAATACAGAGAAAGTTTCCTCTCAAGATTAAAACAACAACAACTCTCTAATAAAAAAAGACAGACTCAAGCTCTATTTGACCTTGAAAAAATTAAAAAATACCTGATAGAAGAAGTTGGAGTAAAGGAAATATATTTATTTGGCTCAATTATTAGTGATACCTTTAATCAAACATCAGATATAGACCTGGCAGTAAGCGGTGTCAAAGATGAAGATTTCCTTAAAGTATATTCTAAACTTGATGACTTTACTTCTTTTAATATTGAACTAATCGATTTAGATGAAAAAGATGATTTCTTAAGACAACAGATTAGAAAAAGGGGTAAAAAGATATATGAAAGAGGGTAA